TCTGACGCACCTGGGTTTCCTTGAAATTCGCGACCACGTAGACGTCGGCCAGCGGCACCACGGCAAGCAGCGGGTCGCCGGCCTCGACATACTGCCCGACGCGCACACTGCGTTGCCCGACGACACCGTCGCCGGCCGCCTTCACGACGGTGTGCGCGAGCGTGAGCTCCGCCTGTGTGAGCGACGCCTGCGCCGCGGCGAGCCGGGCGTTCGCCTGCGCGATGGCCGCCTTGCTTTGCTCGCGTCGACGCTGCAATACCGTCAATTGGTCTCGCTGCGCCTGACTGGCGGCCCTGGCATGCGCGAGTGCAGCGCTGGCCTGCTGCGCCTGTGCCTCCGCCTGCTCGAAGCGTTGGCGGCTCGCGGCCCCGTCGTCCAGCAGCGCGCGATAGCGCTGTGCATCGGCCGTGTGTCGCGCATGCTGCGCCTGCTCCCCCGCCACATCGGCCTCGGCCTGCGCGATGAGGCTGCGTTGGCGCACCAACTCGGCGTCGAGCGTGGCGGCCGCGTCGATCTGCGCCTGCACGTCCGCCGCGGCGGACTGCACCGCAGCCTTCGCCTGCGCAACACCGGCTTGCGCATCTCGATCGTCGAGGCGCACCAGCACGTCTCCGGCATGGACGTGCTGGTTGTCGTCGACTTCGACGCGACTGACATATCCGGCAATTCTCGGGCTGACGCGCGTCACGTCGGCTCGGACGTAAGCGTCGTCGGTGCTCTCGATAAAGCGGCCGACGAACCACCAGTGGCCGGCGGCAACGACAACTGCCGCGCTCAGCGCGACGCCCGCGGTGATCATCCACGTCTTGCGGCTCGCAAACCGTGACCGGCCTGGCAAGGCAACAGTACTCATAACAATCTCTCGACAGATAACGGAAAGGGAGACGACGCCGCGCGACGGCGTCGCGAAGAAACGCCCCGCACTAGCGGGCGGCTGTCTTGTGGGGTTGGGATTCGTTGCGCGTGGCAGACGGCTCGTGCAACACGTCCGGCAACACGTCCGGCGGTGCATCGGCGACCTGCCATCCGCCACCGAGCGCCTTGAACACCGTGACCTGATCGATGCCGATCTGCAGGGCGCTCCTGGCCAGCGCGGCGTCCGCCTGAGCGAGCGAACGCTGCGCATCGAGCAGATCGAGAAAATCGGCGGCGCCGGCCTGGTAGCTGCGCTCGGCCAACGTCAGCGCGCGCCGATGATGGGCGCGAGAGGCTTCGAGCGCACGCCCCCGCGACCAGTCTGCCCCATAGTGCGCCAGCGCTTGCTCGGTTTCCTTCACGGCGACGAGCAAGCGACCTTCGAAGCTGGCCAGTGCGGCGTCGTCTTCGGCGTGCGCCGCACGCAGCCGCGCGCGTTCCGCGCCCAGATTCGGGAATTGCCACTGGATCAACGGCCCGACGCCCCAACTCACCGCGTAACGATCGCCAAGCGAGGACAGGCGACTGCTGCTCGACAGCCAGTCGACGGACCCGCCCAGCGTGATGCGCGGATACAGGTCGGCCGTCGCGACACCCACGCGGGCGGTTGCAGCGGCGAGGCGCCGCTCGAACGCGCGCAAGTCCGGGCGCCGCTGCAGCAAGTGCGCGCCGTCGCCCACCGGGAAGGGTTGCGCCAACGCCGGTACCGCCGCGCACTGCGCCGCCTTGTGCGGGAGACCGGCAGGGGCGCGTCCAGTCAGCACGGCGAGTTCATAGAGCGCCGCCTGACGATCGCCTTCGAGCGCGGGCAGGCTGGCGCGCGTGTCCTCGACGAACGCCTGCGCACGAGTGACTTCGAGATCGGAGACAAGGCCATCCGCCTGTTGCCGGCGGGTGAGATCGGCAATGCGCGTGGCGATATCGAGCGTACGCCGCGTCACGCGCGCTTGATCGGCAAGGCCGCAGACCTGCAAGTAGGCCGCGACAGTCTGCGCGGCAATGCTCACGCGCATCGCATCGCGCTCGGCGGCCACGGCGTCGGCATCGGCGGCGGCCGCTGTCACGAGATGATCGACGCGTCCCCACAGATCCACCTCCCAGGAGAGCGAGAACGACGGCGCCCAGCCCCAGCGAGTCGATGGACTGTCGGTGCCCCGGCTCGCCGCGACGATCTGGTCCGGCCCCGGTTTGCCGTAGCGCGGTCCAAACGATGCGGAAGTCTGCGGCAGCCGTCGCGCTTCCTGCTCGCCGAACGCGGCACGCGCCCGACGGATGTGCGCCGCCGCGACCGCGAGGTCCCGATTCTCGGTCAGAGCTTGCATCACCAGGGCGTCGAGCACCGGGTCGCGATAGAGCCGCCACCAATCGTCCGGCGGGTTGTTGACGCTCGTCGGCGCAGCGCTCGTGGTGACGAATCCGCCTTGCAACGCCGTCGAAGGCTGCGGTGCGTGATACGTCGGACCGACGCTGCACGCGCTCAGCAGACAAACGATGAAGATGGCCGGGAGACCTCCCCGGCGCGACGGTGTTTTCGGGCGCTCCCCGCGTGCGTGATGAACCATGGCGAACTTGCTCGTCTGACAAATCAGGAAGTTCGATGGTATGGTGATGTGGCTGCGCCAATCGAACGCAGACTGCACAATCATCGTCGCAAAATGGACAGTTTCATCAACGCCTTGCATACCGGTGAGGCGACCGCCCAGGTCGCCGTGGTCGCCACCGACTCTCCATCGCACACCACGTATCCGACACACGCGCATCGTCACGGACAGTTGATTCATGCGATCGCCGGCGTGATGATCGTGCGCACTGCCGCGGGCAGTTGGGTCGTGCCGACCGGTCGCGCCGTGTGGGTGCCGGGGGACACCGAGCACGCCATCGAAATGGCCGTCGACGTCGCCATGCGCACGGTTTTCGTGGCGCCGGGCACGCGCGCCACGCTACCGCAGCGCTGCCGGGTCATCAATGTGAGCCCGCTGCTGCGCGAGCTGATTCTGACAGCGGACGAGGCGGGCCACCGGCAGTCTCGGCCCGACGACGTCAATCGCGATGGCCGCGTGCTCGCCCTGATTCTCGACGAAATCGAGCGGGCGCCGGCGCTGTCCCTGCATGTGCCGATGCCGCGTCACCCCGCGCTTGCAGGCCTGTGCACATCGCTGCTGCGGGATCCGTCCATGTCTTCCACGCTGGCCGAATGGTCGACGCGCGTCCACATGAACGAGCGCACGTTTGCGCGCACCTTCAAGAAGGAAACCGGCATGACGCATGGCGCCTGGTGTCGCCATGCCCGCGTGTTGCTCAGTTTGCCGAAGCTGGCGGCGGGAACGTCCATCCTGGCGCTCGCGCTGGAGCTCGGCTACGACAGTCCGAGCGCCTTCGCCGCCATGTTCCGCAAGACGCTGGGCGTGGCGCCGAGCGAGTACTTTCGCACACGCTGAGTCGTGCGCGGTGTTCGTGCGGTGTCGGCGCATTGTCCGAATCGCGACGACGGTTGCGCGATTCGCGCGCGCGAATCGCGCCAACGAGTCGCTAGACTGAAGGCACGGCAATTCGCGGCGGGCGCCTTCGTCCGCCTCTCGGCAACCGATGGACCTTCTTCGATGCATGCGCACGTTCGTCCGTCTCGCGGACGCGGGCAGTTTCGCCCGCACCGCGGAGCAACTGGACCAGACACCCTCCCAGATCACCCGCGCGATCTCCGCACTCGAGGCGCATCTCGGCACGCGGCTCCTGCACCGGACCACGCGCGCCATGTCGCTCACACCCGCGGGCGAGCGATATCTGCGTCGCACGCGTGAAGTCATCGACGCGATCGATCAGAGCGAACGCGAAGCGCAGGGCACTGCAATGCACGCGCGAGGGCGCTTGCGCGTGCATTGCAGCGCGAGCATCGCCAACCGCCTGCTGATTCCGCTGGTGGAGCCGTTCGGGCAGGCGCATCCGGAAGTCGCCCTCGATCTGACGATCGGCCCGCGCGTGCCCGATCTCATTCGCGAACCGTTCGACGTGGCGTTCGTCGCGGCACGCTCGTTGCCCGGCTCCGAACTCGTCGGCATCGAACTGGGCAGTATTCGCAACGTGCTGTGCGCCGCCCCGGAGTACATCGCGCAACACGGCCGACCGGCGCATCCGGAAGCGCTTGAGCAACATCGATGTCTGCAACTGGTCGCGCCCGAATACGACGACAGCCTTTGGTGCTTCGGCGAGACCCGGAACGCGCCGCTGAAGATCGATCCGTTCCTCACGGT
The Pandoraea pulmonicola DNA segment above includes these coding regions:
- a CDS encoding HlyD family secretion protein, with translation MSTVALPGRSRFASRKTWMITAGVALSAAVVVAAGHWWFVGRFIESTDDAYVRADVTRVSPRIAGYVSRVEVDDNQHVHAGDVLVRLDDRDAQAGVAQAKAAVQSAAADVQAQIDAAATLDAELVRQRSLIAQAEADVAGEQAQHARHTADAQRYRALLDDGAASRQRFEQAEAQAQQASAALAHARAASQAQRDQLTVLQRRREQSKAAIAQANARLAAAQASLTQAELTLAHTVVKAAGDGVVGQRSVRVGQYVEAGDPLLAVVPLADVYVVANFKETQVRQMRQGQPVVIDVDAYPEHSLRGTVNSFSPGSGAQFALLPPDNATGNFTKIVQRIPVKIRLDHAAEHAPVLRPGMSVIAQVDTRAQQARAQ
- a CDS encoding efflux transporter outer membrane subunit, with product MVHHARGERPKTPSRRGGLPAIFIVCLLSACSVGPTYHAPQPSTALQGGFVTTSAAPTSVNNPPDDWWRLYRDPVLDALVMQALTENRDLAVAAAHIRRARAAFGEQEARRLPQTSASFGPRYGKPGPDQIVAASRGTDSPSTRWGWAPSFSLSWEVDLWGRVDHLVTAAAADADAVAAERDAMRVSIAAQTVAAYLQVCGLADQARVTRRTLDIATRIADLTRRQQADGLVSDLEVTRAQAFVEDTRASLPALEGDRQAALYELAVLTGRAPAGLPHKAAQCAAVPALAQPFPVGDGAHLLQRRPDLRAFERRLAAATARVGVATADLYPRITLGGSVDWLSSSSRLSSLGDRYAVSWGVGPLIQWQFPNLGAERARLRAAHAEDDAALASFEGRLLVAVKETEQALAHYGADWSRGRALEASRAHHRRALTLAERSYQAGAADFLDLLDAQRSLAQADAALARSALQIGIDQVTVFKALGGGWQVADAPPDVLPDVLHEPSATRNESQPHKTAAR
- a CDS encoding AraC family transcriptional regulator — its product is MDSFINALHTGEATAQVAVVATDSPSHTTYPTHAHRHGQLIHAIAGVMIVRTAAGSWVVPTGRAVWVPGDTEHAIEMAVDVAMRTVFVAPGTRATLPQRCRVINVSPLLRELILTADEAGHRQSRPDDVNRDGRVLALILDEIERAPALSLHVPMPRHPALAGLCTSLLRDPSMSSTLAEWSTRVHMNERTFARTFKKETGMTHGAWCRHARVLLSLPKLAAGTSILALALELGYDSPSAFAAMFRKTLGVAPSEYFRTR
- a CDS encoding LysR family transcriptional regulator; translated protein: MRTFVRLADAGSFARTAEQLDQTPSQITRAISALEAHLGTRLLHRTTRAMSLTPAGERYLRRTREVIDAIDQSEREAQGTAMHARGRLRVHCSASIANRLLIPLVEPFGQAHPEVALDLTIGPRVPDLIREPFDVAFVAARSLPGSELVGIELGSIRNVLCAAPEYIAQHGRPAHPEALEQHRCLQLVAPEYDDSLWCFGETRNAPLKIDPFLTVDTSASLVIAARQGTGIALLPSFVVEDDLQTGRLVELLPQFRPASLNLYLLYASRLHLDAKIRAWVDFIRPAIRRRLAPEAGVARDQ